A genomic region of Bosea sp. 124 contains the following coding sequences:
- a CDS encoding sulfite oxidase-like oxidoreductase, producing the protein MTDDPETPSDSKLTRTKQAWAQAGKFLTGRIARPESERLPPGQHLVKDWPVLDLGLQPEISLANWTLDIDGAVENPQHWRWTDLLAQEQASEVSDIHCVTTWSRYDNRWEGVSTRTLLDLARPRPEAGFVVLHAQDGYTTNLTLADFASEDAILAHSWEGRPLTAEHGGPLRLVLPKLYFWKSAKWLKRVEFTTANQPGFWEVRGYHDRGDPWTEERYSGD; encoded by the coding sequence ATGACCGACGACCCCGAAACGCCGTCCGACAGCAAGCTCACCCGGACCAAGCAGGCTTGGGCGCAAGCCGGCAAGTTCCTAACCGGACGCATCGCCCGGCCGGAGAGCGAACGACTGCCGCCGGGGCAGCATCTGGTCAAGGACTGGCCGGTGCTCGATCTCGGCCTGCAGCCGGAGATTTCGCTGGCGAACTGGACGCTCGACATCGATGGCGCGGTCGAGAACCCGCAGCATTGGCGCTGGACGGATCTCCTCGCGCAGGAACAGGCGAGCGAAGTCTCCGACATCCACTGCGTCACAACCTGGTCGCGCTACGACAACCGCTGGGAGGGCGTTTCGACGCGCACGCTGCTCGACCTCGCCCGGCCGAGGCCGGAGGCGGGCTTCGTCGTGCTGCATGCCCAGGACGGCTACACCACCAATCTGACACTCGCGGATTTCGCCAGCGAGGACGCCATCCTGGCCCATTCCTGGGAGGGCCGGCCGCTGACCGCCGAGCATGGCGGACCGCTCCGGCTCGTGCTGCCGAAGCTGTATTTCTGGAAGAGCGCGAAATGGCTGAAGCGGGTCGAATTCACGACCGCCAACCAGCCCGGCTTCTGGGAGGTCCGCGGCTATCACGACCGCGGCGACCCGTGGACGGAGGAACGCTACAGCGGCGATTGA
- a CDS encoding argininosuccinate synthase, which yields MTDKTVKKVVLAYSGGLDTSIILKWLQITYNCEVVTFTADLGQGEELGPARDKALLLGIKPENIFIEDLREEFVRDYVFPMFRANAAYEGVYLLGTSIARPLIGKKLIEIAERVGADAVSHGATGKGNDQVRFELTAYALKPDVVVIAPWREWDLRSREQLIAFAEQHQIPIAKDKRGEAPFSVDANLLHASSEGKVLEDPAQEVPDYVYSRTISPEEAPDKPTYITIDFETGDATAIDGVKMSPATLLAKLNDLGRDNGIGRLDLVENRFVGMKSRGMYETPGGTILHTAHRAIESITLDRGAAHLKDQIMPQYAELIYNGFWFSPEREMLQALIDKSQEFVAGQVRLKLYKGGVHVVGRSSPYSLYDQDLVTFEEGAVAYDHRDAAGFIKLNALRLRTLGQRKKKLGL from the coding sequence ATGACCGACAAAACCGTGAAAAAGGTCGTGCTCGCCTATTCTGGCGGCCTGGATACCTCGATCATCCTGAAGTGGCTGCAGATCACCTATAACTGCGAGGTCGTGACCTTCACCGCCGATCTCGGCCAGGGCGAGGAACTCGGGCCGGCCCGCGACAAGGCCCTGCTGCTCGGCATCAAGCCGGAGAACATCTTCATCGAGGACCTGCGCGAGGAATTCGTGCGGGACTACGTCTTCCCGATGTTCCGCGCGAATGCCGCCTATGAGGGCGTCTACCTGCTCGGCACCTCGATCGCGCGGCCGCTGATCGGCAAGAAGCTGATCGAGATCGCGGAGCGGGTCGGCGCCGACGCCGTCTCCCATGGCGCGACCGGCAAGGGCAACGACCAGGTCCGCTTCGAGCTGACCGCCTATGCGCTCAAGCCCGACGTCGTGGTGATCGCGCCCTGGCGCGAATGGGATTTGCGCTCGCGCGAGCAGCTCATCGCCTTCGCCGAGCAGCACCAGATCCCGATCGCCAAGGACAAGCGCGGCGAGGCACCGTTCTCCGTCGACGCGAACCTGCTGCACGCCTCCTCCGAGGGCAAGGTGCTGGAAGACCCGGCGCAGGAGGTGCCGGACTACGTCTATTCACGCACGATCTCGCCCGAGGAGGCGCCCGACAAGCCGACCTACATCACGATCGATTTCGAGACCGGCGACGCGACCGCCATCGATGGCGTGAAGATGTCGCCCGCGACCCTGCTGGCGAAGCTCAACGATCTCGGCCGCGACAACGGCATCGGCCGGCTCGACCTCGTCGAGAACCGCTTCGTCGGCATGAAGTCGCGCGGCATGTACGAGACTCCCGGCGGCACGATCCTACACACCGCCCATCGCGCCATCGAGTCGATCACGCTCGACCGCGGCGCGGCCCATCTCAAGGACCAGATCATGCCGCAATATGCGGAGCTGATCTATAACGGCTTCTGGTTCTCGCCGGAGCGCGAGATGCTGCAGGCGCTGATCGACAAGAGCCAGGAGTTCGTCGCCGGCCAGGTCCGCCTCAAGCTCTACAAGGGCGGCGTGCATGTCGTCGGCCGCTCCAGCCCCTATTCGCTGTACGATCAGGATCTCGTGACATTCGAGGAAGGCGCCGTCGCCTATGATCACCGCGACGCCGCCGGCTTCATCAAGCTCAACGCGCTGCGCCTGCGCACGCTCGGCCAGCGGAAAAAGAAGCTGGGTCTCTGA
- a CDS encoding M48 family metallopeptidase produces the protein MLGQAFGLYSHMRSNRIRSGFLIAGLFALVYLTVWGLLLVGYGYGGVPRGRTVFGEAGRQFWAWLPFTTLAAGAWVFIGFRINVSLIGAVSGAQGLSRDDNPKLYRMLENLCISRGLTVPKLAIVESEALNAFASGVNDKQFTVTVTSGLLAQLNDAEVEAVLAHELTHIRNGDVRLMIIAVVIAGIISLVGEILFRGMARSRIRVSSDDSKKGSGVAILIGFAVIAVAWFLAVVIRLSLSRSREYLADAGAVELTKNPDAMISALLKIAGRADIEGVPSGVMDMCFENDPDDFADLFSTHPSVTKRVQALVQTAGGRMPAMPPHPPRIADRQDLQTMVEESAAHIDPAARGPWARPPGGGGASP, from the coding sequence ATGCTGGGCCAGGCCTTCGGGCTCTACAGCCATATGCGCAGCAACCGGATCAGGTCGGGTTTCCTGATCGCGGGACTGTTCGCACTGGTCTATCTGACGGTCTGGGGCCTGCTGCTCGTCGGCTACGGCTATGGCGGCGTGCCGCGAGGGCGCACCGTCTTCGGCGAGGCGGGACGACAGTTCTGGGCCTGGCTGCCTTTCACCACACTTGCCGCCGGCGCCTGGGTCTTCATCGGCTTTCGCATCAACGTCAGCCTGATCGGCGCCGTCTCCGGCGCGCAGGGGTTGTCGCGCGACGACAATCCCAAGCTCTACCGCATGCTGGAGAACCTCTGCATTTCGCGCGGCCTGACCGTGCCCAAGCTCGCCATCGTCGAGAGCGAGGCGCTCAACGCCTTCGCCAGCGGCGTCAACGACAAGCAGTTCACGGTGACGGTGACGAGCGGCCTGCTCGCGCAACTGAACGATGCCGAGGTCGAGGCCGTGCTCGCCCATGAACTGACCCATATCCGCAATGGCGATGTCCGCCTGATGATCATCGCGGTGGTCATCGCCGGCATCATCTCGCTGGTCGGCGAAATCTTGTTCCGGGGCATGGCGCGCAGCCGCATTCGCGTCTCGTCCGACGATTCGAAGAAGGGCAGCGGCGTCGCGATCCTGATCGGTTTCGCCGTGATCGCCGTGGCCTGGTTCCTGGCGGTCGTGATCCGGCTCTCGCTGTCACGCTCGCGCGAATATCTCGCCGATGCGGGCGCTGTCGAGCTGACCAAGAACCCGGACGCGATGATCTCGGCCCTGCTCAAGATCGCCGGCCGCGCCGACATCGAGGGCGTGCCGTCGGGCGTGATGGACATGTGCTTCGAGAACGACCCGGACGATTTCGCCGATCTGTTCTCGACCCACCCCTCCGTCACCAAGCGCGTGCAGGCGCTGGTCCAGACGGCGGGCGGCCGGATGCCGGCGATGCCGCCTCATCCGCCGCGCATCGCCGATCGGCAGGACCTGCAGACGATGGTCGAGGAATCGGCCGCGCATATCGACCCTGCCGCGCGCGGCCCCTGGGCGCGACCGCCGGGAGGCGGCGGCGCCAGCCCCTGA
- a CDS encoding methyl-accepting chemotaxis protein, whose amino-acid sequence MGKRRGCRLLRQHLRAGPRGVGLVKTRLNEGQAIEAQFLRIAKGGKRVWLQATYTPILNAFGKPVKVIKFATDISADKDAVANLEGQIAAIRKSQAVIEFDLSGTILDANDKFLGAVGYTLAEIKGKHHRMFVDPAEHAADSYRLFWEKLGRGEYDEGQYRRVGRGGKEIWLQASYNPIFDALGKPFKVVKCATDITASKLAQDALRAAVADTRGVVNAAMARDLTQRVAIQGKSGEIAELCGGVNELVDSFAEVIRTVATISQQITTGADRIGEGSHDLAQRTEEQASSLEETAATTEELAASVKQSAERAREATSLGDTANGIANRGGTIVGDAVLAMERIEKASADIAEIITVIDNIAFQTNLLALNAAVEAARAGDAGKGFAVVASEVRALAQRSSEAANDIKTLISNSTQQVSTGVRLVKDAGTALSEIVGSSTSVAAALADISSASNEQANGIEEVAKVVAHMDDMTQRNSSMAEQSAGVARELQRATGSLRQMVENFKIAGSPVRSLEASVIAELKQAAPHLPPARAGAAHVAPHLAPRPLQRRAAGGAASGWSEF is encoded by the coding sequence TTGGGGAAGCGGCGCGGTTGCCGGCTACTGCGGCAACACCTGCGTGCAGGCCCGCGCGGCGTAGGGCTGGTCAAGACGCGCCTGAACGAAGGCCAGGCGATTGAGGCGCAGTTCCTGCGGATTGCCAAGGGTGGCAAGCGGGTCTGGCTGCAGGCGACCTATACGCCGATCCTCAATGCCTTCGGCAAGCCGGTGAAGGTTATCAAGTTCGCCACCGACATTTCTGCCGACAAGGACGCCGTGGCAAATCTCGAAGGCCAGATCGCCGCGATCCGCAAATCCCAGGCGGTCATCGAATTTGACCTGTCCGGCACCATCCTCGACGCCAACGACAAGTTCCTCGGGGCGGTCGGCTACACCCTGGCGGAGATCAAGGGCAAGCATCACCGCATGTTCGTCGACCCCGCCGAGCACGCCGCCGACTCCTACCGCCTGTTCTGGGAGAAACTCGGGCGCGGCGAGTATGACGAGGGCCAGTATCGCCGGGTCGGAAGGGGCGGCAAGGAGATCTGGCTGCAGGCCAGCTACAATCCGATCTTCGATGCGCTGGGCAAGCCCTTCAAGGTCGTGAAATGCGCCACCGACATCACCGCCAGCAAGCTTGCGCAGGACGCGCTGCGCGCTGCCGTCGCCGACACCCGCGGCGTGGTCAACGCCGCCATGGCGCGGGATCTGACCCAGCGCGTCGCGATTCAGGGCAAGAGCGGCGAGATCGCCGAGCTTTGCGGGGGCGTCAACGAGCTGGTCGATTCCTTCGCCGAGGTGATCCGGACGGTCGCGACGATCTCGCAGCAGATCACCACCGGCGCCGACCGGATCGGCGAGGGCAGCCACGATCTGGCCCAGCGGACCGAAGAACAGGCGAGCAGCCTCGAGGAGACGGCGGCGACGACGGAGGAGCTTGCAGCTTCGGTCAAGCAGAGCGCCGAGCGTGCGCGCGAGGCGACCAGCCTCGGCGATACGGCCAACGGCATCGCCAATCGTGGCGGCACCATCGTCGGCGATGCGGTGCTGGCCATGGAGCGGATCGAGAAGGCCTCGGCCGACATTGCCGAGATCATCACGGTGATCGACAACATCGCCTTCCAGACCAATCTGCTGGCTTTGAATGCCGCCGTCGAGGCGGCCCGTGCCGGCGATGCCGGCAAGGGCTTCGCTGTCGTCGCCTCGGAGGTTCGCGCTCTGGCGCAGCGCTCCAGCGAGGCTGCCAACGACATCAAGACACTGATCTCGAACTCGACGCAGCAGGTATCCACCGGCGTCCGTCTGGTCAAGGATGCCGGCACCGCCCTTTCGGAGATCGTCGGTTCCTCGACAAGCGTCGCGGCCGCCCTCGCCGACATCTCCAGCGCGTCCAACGAGCAGGCCAACGGCATCGAGGAGGTCGCCAAGGTCGTTGCCCATATGGACGACATGACCCAGCGCAATTCCTCCATGGCCGAGCAGAGCGCCGGCGTCGCGCGCGAGCTTCAGCGTGCGACGGGCTCGCTCCGGCAGATGGTCGAGAACTTCAAGATCGCGGGGAGCCCCGTTCGCAGTCTGGAGGCGAGCGTCATCGCCGAACTCAAGCAGGCCGCACCGCATCTGCCGCCGGCCCGCGCCGGGGCGGCCCATGTCGCGCCCCACCTCGCGCCCCGGCCGTTGCAGCGCCGCGCCGCCGGCGGGGCCGCGAGCGGCTGGTCCGAATTCTGA
- a CDS encoding LemA family protein, whose translation MGWVVLGLIAAIAVYLIMTYNGLVAMRQRVNQAFADIDVQLKQRHDLIPNLVETVKGYATHEKSTLDAVIAARNAAQGAGSVHDKAAAEQQLSGAVGRLLALGEAYPDLKASANFQQLQVDLGNVEDKLAAARRFFNNAVSEFNAAIQAFPAVLFAPQMGFTQREFFDVGETVREQIEVAPSVKF comes from the coding sequence ATGGGCTGGGTTGTCTTGGGGCTGATCGCAGCGATCGCCGTCTACCTGATCATGACGTATAACGGCCTCGTCGCGATGCGGCAGCGGGTCAACCAGGCCTTCGCCGACATCGACGTGCAGCTCAAGCAGCGCCACGACCTCATTCCCAATTTGGTCGAGACGGTGAAGGGCTACGCGACCCATGAGAAGAGCACGCTCGATGCGGTGATCGCCGCGCGCAACGCCGCGCAGGGCGCCGGCAGCGTGCATGACAAGGCCGCCGCCGAACAGCAGCTCTCCGGCGCGGTCGGGCGCCTGCTGGCTCTCGGCGAGGCCTATCCCGACCTCAAGGCGAGCGCGAATTTCCAACAGCTCCAGGTCGATCTCGGCAATGTCGAGGACAAGCTCGCGGCGGCGCGCCGCTTCTTCAACAATGCGGTCAGCGAGTTCAACGCCGCGATCCAGGCCTTCCCGGCTGTACTGTTCGCGCCGCAGATGGGCTTCACCCAGCGCGAATTCTTCGATGTCGGCGAGACCGTGCGCGAACAGATCGAGGTCGCGCCGAGCGTGAAGTTCTGA
- a CDS encoding 2-hydroxychromene-2-carboxylate isomerase: MPNRPVLDFWYEFASPYSFLSALRIEPLAEAAGVNLRWRPFLLGPIFAAQGWSTSPFALYPSKGRYMWRDVERRAGRNGLGLVKPETFPQNSLIAARLALAGREAGWLPSFSKALFRSAFAEGRNIAEEAVLSAALKQAGADPGVAFPASRSEEVKGRLRAEIEYAKSIGIFGGPTFVTEDGELFWGDDRLEEALDWSRHGR, encoded by the coding sequence ATGCCGAATCGTCCTGTTCTGGACTTCTGGTATGAGTTCGCATCACCCTATTCGTTCCTGAGCGCGCTGAGGATCGAACCGCTGGCCGAGGCTGCCGGGGTCAATTTGCGCTGGCGGCCCTTTCTGCTGGGGCCGATCTTCGCAGCCCAGGGCTGGTCGACCTCGCCCTTTGCGCTCTATCCGAGCAAGGGGCGGTATATGTGGCGCGACGTCGAGCGCCGCGCCGGCCGCAACGGCCTGGGCCTCGTCAAGCCCGAGACCTTCCCGCAGAACTCGCTGATCGCGGCGCGGCTCGCTCTGGCGGGGCGTGAGGCGGGCTGGCTGCCCAGCTTCTCGAAGGCGCTGTTTCGGTCCGCCTTTGCTGAGGGCCGCAACATCGCCGAGGAGGCGGTCCTGAGCGCGGCCCTGAAGCAGGCCGGCGCCGATCCCGGCGTCGCCTTTCCCGCCTCGCGCAGCGAGGAGGTCAAGGGTCGGCTGCGCGCCGAGATCGAATATGCCAAGTCGATCGGCATCTTCGGCGGACCGACCTTCGTCACCGAGGATGGCGAATTGTTCTGGGGCGACGACCGGCTCGAGGAAGCGCTGGACTGGTCGCGACACGGCCGCTGA